GTAATGGTAAAGTCCAAAGTAAAAGAAGATTAGAAGAGGACAGAAACTTTCAGAATTCCTCCTTTTATCTAAAATGATCTTATAAATTGACAGAACTTGGATCCAAGGAGGTTACAATAATTTGCtgaaaataactgtttagacatgtatacatatatttaatttatactttaacatatgtaacatgtattggtcaacctggggaggtgggaaggaggggaaaaatgggaacaaaaggcttggcaattgttagtgttgtaaaattacccatgcatatatcttgtaaataaaaagctttaataattaaaaaaaaaaaacccaataatttGCTGAATGTCATGTAAGGATGGGCAAAAGCAAATTTGATCTAGGTCCTCTGAGTCCATAGACACTTTCTACCCATTATACTTGGAATTATAAATTAAGTTCTGGcttaaaaggaggggaaggaCTCGCTGTTTTCAGCTCACATGTAGCCCTTGTCCTAATCTCTTAACTCTAAAACTGGCTGAACCTGCTCCATGGCTGTATCAGTTTGCTTGGTTCATCTGTTAATTTGCATTGAATTTTGTACAAGAAATGACTGATGAACTTGACAATTTATGAGTGGAAATGTCTAAGGAAAATTTTTAGGGAGTTGAATAGATGGGTGGAGTTCTACTAGCCTTTGACACAGATTAAGCGTCTTCATTTTTACCTGATTCATCTGAACAATCTCCACAATCATTCCTCATATCACAAACTTTGTCTATGTAAGTCCATGACTTCCGGTTAGGACACTTAAATAGTAGGTTTTGAGGTAGACTGCTGGGCATTTGACCTGTTTCAGACAAACATGTTAATTCTAGGGTGTGAAAATTATGTAGTTAGTAGAGATTTAGAGATTATTAGCAGATATATTTCAGTCTAGAGTTTTGTATCATCTCACCACAATATACTGTGGATTCATCTTCTCCATGACTGCAGTCTAGCTTCCTATTACAAAGCAGGGATGGTGGTAAGCAGGTAGTGAGATCATCACACAAAAAGCCAAGCTGCTTTGAAGCTGTTTGACATCGTCGGTATGATGGGCCTAGAGAAGTTGTAAAAAAGCATTGGTATCATCTTTGAGTAACTATGCATCTACTCTATATTATAATCTCAAGTCTGGGAACCCAAAGTTCCACTGCCTTCCTACAGTGTCTGACACACTTCTTGATAATTTTGTGCACagtgcaaacacacacacacacacacacacacacacacacacacacacacacctgcttAGCCACACCTTAtcgatcatagatttagagttttgTCCCTTGACAGAACTTGGATCCAAGGTTAAATTTGCTGAATGTCATGTAAGGATGGGCAGAGGCAAACTTGATTTAGGTCCTCTGAGTCCATAGCCACTTTCTACATAttatactttgaattttttttctccatctgtgCACTCAAGGTCTACTGGGgcatatgtttttgtttgttttgttttgagcttATATTTCTCAGTAAAAGGATAGCTTTTGCCTATTATGAGTCTGAACTGGAAGCCTACAGATAGTGTTTGGGTTTTGCTCTTAACTAACTGCCCAAAATATATCTCTTAATATATCTGTTCTTTACCCATCATAAAAGGGATAAAAATACTAAACTTGGAGGAATATTATGAAGATCAAGTACTTTGACACAAGCTATTTTCTAATATTCACAGACTGCTTGCCTTCTTGAGGGCAGTTTGGTGATAATTATATTAGTAATATTCAGATTACCAAGTCCAAGGTTTATAGACATTTGATGAAGATTATCCTCAGTCTTTTACGTTTTGAATCCAGACTCATTTGATATTTAAGGAACAAAGAGCACCACAGCTTAGATCTCATGAACACGAGATACTTATTCCCATTATAGAGCTATGGGCATATTTATCTGGGAATATAAAATTCTCCCAGTATTATTAATACTGTATTGGTATGTGTTTATCACAATGGCCATTGAGTACTTGTTCATTGATCAATTATTTGATTATTAGCAATAGAAATACATATGCTAAAATAGTAAgctttgaatcaattttctatactGTTAAAAATCTGTTCTGTTTTAGGTAGTCTATGTAGCATTAGCTCTCCATGTATAAAGCAACCCACATTCACTAAGGACTGAACTTCAGTGTATACTCATTCATACCTACATAGGACAATAACAGACTCTTTGAATTCTTCTTGAAatgattataagaaaaaaaaattgcccaagcCAAAAGAGTGCTTGAGAAGCAGGCCTAAAAATAGTCTGCAAAGACTGCAGAAAACAGTTCTAAAAATACCAGTGGTTTTACCTGCAACCATGGATTTGCTGACTGAACAAGATACTGTTCATTTTCTGATTAGATGTTGCTGCTTGGTAAGTGAGCAGTCCATAAATATTAGGCTGGAAAGAACTATATTTAATTGCACTTTTTAACTCTGTAAtagtttattatattaataaatttgattGGGTCAATTTCCTAGTATTAAGTTATGAGTATACTGGAATAAATGTGTTCTCATTGAAGATTGAGTAACGTTGAATGTAAATGTGGAGGCTGTTggtgacagtggatagaatattagatttgaagtaaagaagacctgagttcaaaactgcaCAGAGAttatgtgactctaggtaagttgtttgtgtttttctcaatttcttcaatagtaaaatggggataataataatgcctgccatcaaatgagataatgattattaaaaatatctagcacagtgcctggcacataggaattatataaatgcttatttccttccccagttggGGCCAATGGTGGCTGTCTGggaccattttaaaaaatccacctTAAGAGATGTTGAGGAAGAAATCTAAGCTAActcttcagatgaattttagCCCTAGgaaggattaagtaatttgtctcaAGAAAATGTAACAGTCTCTCTATATCCTATACATTGACATCATATATTTCTTCCTAAGATTTTTGAGTACTTCTCTCCTTAGCCTCAGTATACATATCTTAATTCTTACCTACTCCCTAAAGGGACTAAAAGTTTCGGACAGTCTTTTGTCCTTCTGTAACCCCACTGCTCCACAAACTTGGGTGATCATGCCGTACATATGAGACACATACTTGTAGGTTTCACAGGTATTCCAAAGATAATTGAGAGACTCAGCACAGCTGCAATACTGCCGAGAAAAAGGAAGGCCACGCAGGAAACGAGGAGGCATCTCTTAGTGCAAAGGAGTCGGTTTTCTGTTACACAAACAGAATGACAATCATTAAGCCACTCCAAAGACAGACATTTGGCACAGGATTATTAACAATAGTGAGGAATTTGTGATTGCTCCTCCTATTTAAAGGTGACTGGGTCCTAACTAGAAGTCagctcctctccccttcccctcatcCCAAATTACTTCATGTGCCCTATGATGATCTTACAGGCTTCCTGGAAGATCATTCCTTCTGATGTAGCTTCTCTCTGACTGGTTCCTCTGTACCTCTGGGGAAGCCAGTTAACTACTTTAATTACCAATCCatcatcccttccctccctccaaccaGTGGGTTAGTTAGGGAATACTCTTGGAGGAAATGACACCCATTCtcacccaaaaaaagaaaaaccgcAGTGACTGGACAGACGCGGACAGTAGAGCCAAGTTCACGTTTTGTTTTGCCTGGGTATAAACTCAGTATTGTAGGTCAGCCAAGTTGAGGTGACATCCTGTAATATTTATAGTGTGCTACAGAGCCTTAGGGAGGTGGAGAAGGAGCGAAACCTCTTTTAATAGTTAGTACATGAAATAAATTCAGATGATAAATTTAGGTTTATAAAGGTAATGTATATACTATATGATTAGTGACATTTTGAGATGAATGCAATAAAGCAATATAATAGAATAACTATAATAAATAAGTATCTTAGGATCAAAACCTGCCTCAGTAGTCCTTGTACCTCCTAATTACATGTGAATAGCATcttcttgttgagtcattttagtcatgcctgactcttcattAACCCATTTGGTGAGAtgggtttttttggcagaaatactggagagacacattatttccttctctagttcacttgacagatgaggaaattgaggcaaacagtggtttgctcaaggtcataaagGAATAAGTGTGAGATTGGGTTTGAACTGAAGATGAGATTCTGCACTATgccgccacctagctgccctgagtaGCCTTTAGGAGGTACTTTTAtacatgtttttgtttgttttttattaaagctttttaattttcaaaaaatatgtgtGAATAATTCTTCAATTTTGCAAaaatttgtattccaattttttcccttctcccatcccctctcctacatagcaagtaatccaatatatgttacacatggtaaaaaaaatatatgttaaatccaatatatatacatgtttgtataattctcttgctgcacaagaaaaatcaaataaaaaaggaaaaaaaatgagaaagaaaataaaatttaagcaaacaataacaaaaagagctagAATGCTATgctatggtccacactcatttcccatagttctctctcagggtgcaggtggctctcttcatcacaaggtcattggaaatggtctgaatcacctcattgttggaaagagccacgtctatcagaattgatcatgtatGATCTGGGAGTGGAGCCTGGACTGGAAACCTGGAAAATCTCAAAATTGGAAAAGGGGCAGCAGAGCTCATCTAATCTAACCCAAAACCGGATGAGTATCTCCTGTATATAGCACACCTGACTGCTGGGCCTGGGATCAGAAAGACTGAAAACAGCAAAAAATAGATATGTCGAGCTTTGTGCTTTGGTCTGTGCATGCTAAGAAAGATACAGATAGTCCCCTGTTCTCACAATGAAAGGGGGGAGAAAATCTGTAAAtatctatgtacaaacaagcta
This sequence is a window from Sminthopsis crassicaudata isolate SCR6 chromosome 1, ASM4859323v1, whole genome shotgun sequence. Protein-coding genes within it:
- the LOC141551033 gene encoding low-density lipoprotein receptor class A domain-containing protein 1-like isoform X2 — its product is MNIWGFPLGQVFWEHFLMQHASPQSSSPSPENRLLCTKRCLLVSCVAFLFLGSIAAVLSLSIIFGIPVKPTSPSYRRCQTASKQLGFLCDDLTTCLPPSLLCNRKLDCSHGEDESTVYCGLQCPICSGWRCNTVFFADCDCIPKVRCKDGIQDCADWSDENTCV
- the LOC141551033 gene encoding low-density lipoprotein receptor class A domain-containing protein 1-like isoform X1 is translated as MNIWGFPLGQVFWEHFLMQHASPQSSSPSPENRLLCTKRCLLVSCVAFLFLGSIAAVLSLSIIFGIPVKPTSPSYRRCQTASKQLGFLCDDLTTCLPPSLLCNRKLDCSHGEDESTVYCGQMPSSLPQNLLFKCPNRKSWTYIDKVCDMRNDCGDCSDESGLQCPICSGWRCNTVFFADCDCIPKVRCKDGIQDCADWSDENTCV